Proteins co-encoded in one Myripristis murdjan chromosome 4, fMyrMur1.1, whole genome shotgun sequence genomic window:
- the ppat gene encoding amidophosphoribosyltransferase — protein MEFEESGIGEECGVFGCVAAGEWPTQLEVAQVLTLGLVALQHRGQESAGIVTSNGASPPTYATHKGMGLVSSAFPPEALLKLRYGNLGIGHTRYSTTGISELQNCQPFVVDTLHGKIAVAHNGELVNASALRKKVMRHGVGLSTSSDSELITQLLALTPPMEELDAPDWVARIKNLMTETPTSYSLLVMYKDVIYAVRDPYGNRPLCIGRLVPISKLHTSGAGEGDTEGWVVSSESCSFQSIGAKYYREVLPGEIVQISKHGVKSLSVVPRPEGDLPAFCIFEYVYFARPDSIFEGQMVYTVRQRCGRQLAIEAPTDADVVSTVPESATPAALGYAWQSGLPYIEVLCKNRYVGRTFIQPNTRLRQLGVAKKFGALTDNFAGKRVVLIDDSIVRGNTISPIIKLLKEAGATEVHIRVASPPIRFPCYMGINIPTKEELIANKPEFQDIAGYIGADSVQYLSVEGLVSAVQEGIASLQKDEMISSSKSSKRIGHCTACLTGKYPVELEW, from the exons GGGTCAGGAAAGTGCTGGGATTGTCACAAGTAATGGAGCCAGCCCACCTACATACGCAACCCACAAG GGGATGGGGCTAGTGAGCAGTGCTTTCCCTCCTGAGGCCCTGCTGAAGCTGCGATATGGCAACCTGGGCATCGGTCACACCCGCTACTCAACCACAGGAATCTCAGAGCTGCAGAACTGCCAGCCCTTTGTGGTGGACACACTGCATGGCAAAATTGCTGTGGCACACAATGGAGAGTTGGTAAATGCTTCTGCCCTGCGCAAAAAG GTGATGCGCCATGGTGTCGGCCTGTCCACCAGCTCAGACAGTGAGCTGATCACCCAGCTCCTGGCGCTGACCCCACCTATGGAGGAGTTAGATGCACCAGACTGGGTGGCCAG AATTAAAAATCTGATGACAGAGACCCCTACATCGTACTCGCTGTTGGTGATGTACAAAGATGTCATCTATGCTGTCCGCGACCCTTATGGCAATCGGCCCCTCTGCATCGGACGCCTTGTCCCCATTTCTAAACTGCACACCTCAG GTGCTGGAGAGGGGGACACCGAGGGCTGGGTTGTGTCATCGGAGTCGTGCAGCTTTCAGTCCATTGGTGCCAA GTATTACAGGGAGGTCTTGCCAGGAGAGATAGTCCAAATTTCCAAACATGGAGTCAAGTCCCTGAGTGTCGTCCCCCGTCCTGAAGGAGACCTGCCTGCCTTCTGCATTTTTGAATATGTTTACTTTGCAAGACCAGATTCCATATTTGAAG GACAGATGGTGTATACTGTCCGGCAGCGCTGTGGTCGGCAGCTAGCCATAGAGGCCCCAACAGATGCGGATGTAGTCAGCACTGTGCCTGAGTCTGCTACTCCTGCCGCTCTGGGATACGCATGGCAG TCGGGGCTGCCGTACATAGAGGTTCTGTGCAAAAACCGCTACGTTGGGAGGACGTTTATTCAACCCAACACTCGTCTGAGGCAGCTGGGAGTGGCCAAAAAATTTGGCGCGCTGACAGACAACTTTGCTGGGAAACGAGTGGTGCTGATCGATGACTCCATTGTCCGGGGCAACACAATCTCTCCCATAATAAAGTTACTGAAGGAAGCTGGAGCAACAGAG GTCCATATCAGAGTTGCCTCGCCGCCTATCAGGTTCCCATGCTACATGGGTATCAACATTCCCACCAAGGAGGAGCTCATCGCCAACAAGCCAGAGTTTCAGGACATTGCTGGCTACATCG GTGCCGACAGTGTTCAGTATCTCAGTGTGGAGGGCCTGGTGTCAGCTGTCCAAGAGGGAATTGCCTCCCTCCAGAAAGATGAGATGATCAGTTCTAGTAAGTCCAGCAAGAGAATTGGACACTGCACCGCCTGCCTTACTGGAAAATATCCAGTGGAGCTCGAGTGGTAA
- the LOC115357685 gene encoding uncharacterized protein LOC115357685: MDDHTIEQMRHNGLIYKRTLERIIDKYSKLKYEDGGIEVDLETTDMTDLGRYMNLSKKNLSKLESKSQTDLREHALRAQDITGDSQLDYSHRDHGADETDISSVEPNEMSVRDSMQLNASSLDESQMNSSETELQPEDQDEELEKSLSSQGSSLVELYPSMISQIGKAWHRQHVSEAADSVLRRYRRLRWQSNRGNLNRTFNVTLRHTNSNPKMMNTKAVLSRPSSSSQSRDFPRIPTKRSASVPQSPSHTVTSLQDWHTEKQSPRRQHSLKKDLHRPVLVMDFSSSGILSEQDSYELKDNSLNQTFTMSQVSAHYSSSQQRQNPITLTASPRKPCCPTTGTSMDPSLRSDHLSLPSNTVQRVGCPMYVTETSTDSASVHYSPVRQGSLRTRLMTREGHSGSPLAYTLSRSPRSDTVGNFSRESKKPRSLSASPSSPLHKSTMLPRRLYLQDSHVFSQPKPSSPQSSSAAGHHRFQRRLSFDSAFLPSSVSYPPRELEDEFQKLYHRFVCQGKSSFSNGRPCRVCARSSEVSRGHSSSALAALALSPHRSVLRKRHRELEWDSRPQSKRLRNGHLAYSPGSRRHGKEMLKHLLSPTGVGAVMAPACSIQQPSDTHQEGWMTQAQLLSSEVLGGSPGKAKWQSSCSPRRLLNTFGQRSCPRHLFSRCHCTPVFEN; encoded by the exons ATGGACGATCACACCATTGAGCAAATGCGCCACAATGGTCTCATCTACAAAAGGACGCTGGAGCGCATTATCGACAAG TATTCAAAACTGAAGTATGAGGATGGGGGCATCGAGGTGGACCTGGAAACTACAGACATGACAG ATCTGGGGCGCTACATGAATCTGTCAAAGAAGAATCTGTCCAAGCTGGAGTCAAAG agCCAGACAGATTTAAGAGAACATGCGCTAAGAG CTCAAGATATTACAGGAGACAGTCAG TTGGACTACTCGCATCGGGATCATGGAGCTGATGAGACTGACATTTCTTCTGTGGAGCCTAATG AGATGTCTGTACGTGACAGTATGCAGCTGAATGCCAGCTCTTTGGATGAGAGTCAGATGAACTCTTCTGAGACTGAGCTCCAGCCCGAGGATCAGGATGAGGAGCTAGAAAAGTCTCTGAGTAGTCAAGGCAGTTCTTTAGTGGAGCTGTATCCCAGCATGATCAGTCAAATAGGGAAGGCGTGGCATCGCCAGCATGTGTCTGAGGCTGCTGACTCTGTGCTGAGGAGGTACCGTAGATTGCGATGGCAGTCTAATAGAGGCAACTTAAACCGCACTTTCAAtgtcacactgagacacaccAACAGTAACCCAAAGATGATGAACACCAAAGCTGTGCTCAGCagaccttccagcagctctcaGAGCAGGGACTTCCCAAGAATACCAACTAAAAGGAGTGCCAGTGTCCCTCAGTCTCCCTCGCACACTGTAACCAGCCTGCAGGACTGGCACACTGAGAAGCAGTCTCCTAGGAGGCAGCACTCGCTGAAAAAAGATCTACATCGGCCTGTCCTGGTGATGGATTTCTCTTCCTCTGGGATCTTGTCTGAACAGGACAGTTATGAGCTAAAGGACAACTCCTTGAACCAGACCTTCACCATGTCTCAAGTGTCCGCTCATTACTCGTCTTCACAGCAGAGACAAAACCCCATTACTCTCACTGCCAGTCCCAGAAAACCTTGCTGTCCCACAACTGGTACATCCATGGATCCATCTTTGCGGTCTGATCATCTTTCCCTCCCCTCAAACACAGTTCAGAGGGTCGGTTGTCCCATGTATGTAACAGAAACTTCCACAGACAGTGCCAGTGTCCATTACTCTCCAGTCAGGCAAGGTTCTTTAAGAACAAGGCTGATGACAAGGGAAGGCCATAGTGGATCACCTCTAGCTTACACTCTTAGCAGAAGCCCAAGGTCAGACACTGTGGGAAACTTTTCCAGAGAGTCTAAGAAACCCAGATCTCTGTCTGCATCTCCATCCTCCCCTTTACACAAGTCTACCATGCTACCAAGGAGGCTCTATCTTCAAGACTCACATGTTTTCTCCCAACCAAAACCCAGCTCACCGCAGTCATCCTCAGCAGCAGGCCATCATAGGTTCCAGCGACGCCTTTCCTTTGACTCGGCCTTCCTGCCAAGCAGTGTTTCTTACCCCCCCAGGGAGCTGGAGGATGAGTTTCAGAAACTCTACCACAGGTTTGTCTGCCAGGGTAAATCATCTTTCTCTAATGGCCGCCCCTGCCGTGTGTGTGCCAGgagctctgaggtcagcagggGGCACTCTTCCTCAGCTTTGGCAGCTCTGGCTTTGTCTCCCCACCGCTCTGTTCTAAGGAAGCGACACAGGGAGTTGGAGTGGGACAGCCGTCCCCAGTCCAAACGCCTCAGGAATGGGCACTTGGCATACTCCCCGGGGTCCCGACGCCATGGGAAAGAAATGCTCAAACACCTTCTCTCTCCCACTGGTGTGGGTGCTGTCATGGCTCCGGCATGCAGCATCCAGCAGCCCTCAGACACCCATCAGGAAGGCTGGATGACTCAGGCCCAGCTGCTGTCTTCAGAGGTTTTGG GTGGTTCACCTGGCAAAGCAAAATGGCAAAGTAGCTGTTCTCCCAG GAGGCTGCTGAACACCTTTGGCCAAAGATCCTGTCCACGTCACCTGTTCAGCCGCTGCCATTGTACACCTGTGTTTGAAAACTAA
- the aasdh gene encoding beta-alanine-activating enzyme, with protein MDPPQTLQDMVASAASVHLSRAAVTFDRGSASEPAVSLSYSAVVTLAHELSHILLKHCFQSNGVIALYCHADLYLPVWILGILQVPAAYAPLDPDAPGLLSARIMNQCGLKYCALQSELLEHFQATLSNYLTMEVCVVLPKYNLTLIRVKLLPGAVHNRATEQKGAERADDASVVAVKDSGEGNLAYILHTSGTTGLPKIVRVPHKCIVPNILHLRSLFQMRAGDVVFLASPLTFDPSVVEIFLALSSGAQLLIVPSVIKKMPSRLAQLLFRSHRTTVLQVTPTLLGRFGHDILKREVLSAGSSLRVLALGGEACPAPTLLQSWRHEHNKTHIYNIYGITEVSCWACCYKVPESLLQSSNQTVSSVPLGAPLMDTTVEVRDEHGHIITEGEGQVFIGGKDRVCLLDDEVSAVPGTMRGTGDWVRVEDTHLYYLGRRDRLIKRHGQRLNLDSLQQVIMSLPQVESCAVGLYDGFRLVAFVVASPSGDQKAASPSPSVQQHLAGSRSASGNDHTHLTSSINRHEERGAADGDLSGAVLQQLRLLLPGHSIPDTLVLVPALPLTAHGKLDMDALMKTYRTQRERLESDTLPRDMVKLRQALQSLWQETLGLAQDAAIEEESSFLFSGGDSLKALRLCDDIMTAAGVTSPGLLEVILDGTFSDILNHIARAILVLPVENLSPSPPGARKRQADPLSVAPVKRERTDPQSKTAAEKLQGDGVSFESRAVKVIRRAGEVVEMTIRNAETNKNSQNDKVEQLQRHSSEKPDRNNGLTGGSSEHDLNDMSSFVETRALGLSLSWSSDTGRCVDASPVLLVQAGMGQRSDSTKTTVFIGSHSHRMQALDLATGGLLWERVLGGRIEGSAAVSQCGTLVIVGCYDGCVYFLSVASGETRWVFETGDAVKSCPTVDPLRGLAIVGSHDGHVYALNPQTQQCVWKRHCGGGAVFSSPYLHSSLRQLYVASLGGHLLCLNPDSGEVLWTYSRETPFFSSPNGSSGRVVIGSVDGNICCLSNMGKLVWQFLTKGPVFSSPCVTPDQQRVLCGSHDGCLYCLNCADGSLVWTFQTSGKVYSSPCVFDGSAIGRQGLLVGLASTEGTVWILDVQDGQLLASLSLPGELFSSPVVWEQVLVVGCRNDYVYCVTLTVKKET; from the exons ATGGATCCGCCGCAGACCCTGCAGGACATGGTGGCCTCAGCTGCCTCTGTGCACCTCAGCAGAGCGGCTGTCACATTTGACAGGGGCTCAGCATCTGAACCCGCCGTGTCCCTGTCATACAGTGCTGTTGTCACGCTTGCACATGAGCTCTCTCATATTCTGCTGAAGCACTGCTTTCAGAGTAATGGCGTGATCGCACTGTACTGTCATGCCGATTTGTATCTGCCTGTCTGGATTCTGGG GATCCTGCAGGTGCCTGCTGCTTATGCACCGCTGGACCCCGATGCTCCAGGGCTTCTGTCTGCCCGCATCATGAACCAGTGCGGCCTCAAGTACTGCGCCCTGCAGAGTGAGCTGTTGGAG CACTTCCAGGCAACTCTGTCCAACTACCTCACCATGGaggtttgtgttgtgttgcccAAGTACAACCTGACGCTGATACGAGTAAAGCTGCTGCCAGGTGCTGTGCACAACCGGGCGACAGAGCAGAAAGGAGCTGAGAGAGCGGATGATGCTTCAGTTGTGGCGGTAAAGGACAGTGGAGAAGGAAATCTGGCTTATATTCTACACACATCTGGAACAACAGGGCTTCCAAAGATTGTGAGGGTGCCACACAAGTGTATAGTCCCCAACATACTGCATCTCAG GTCTTTGTTTCAGATGAGAGCGGGCGATGTGGTTTTCCTGGCCTCTCCCTTGACATTCGACCCATCTGTGGTGGAGATTTTCCTGGCCTTGTCGTCCGGGGCTCAGCTCCTCATCGTCCCGTCTGTGATCAAGAAGATGCCCAGTCGACTCGCTCAGCTGCTGTTCAGGAGTCACAGAACAACAGTGCTACAG GTGACCCCCACTCTTCTCGGCCGCTTTGGCCATGATATTCTGAAACGGGAGGTGTTGTCCGCTGGCTCTTCATTGCGTGTGTTAGCACTGGGGGGAGAGGCCTGTCCGGCACCTACTTTGCTTCAGAGCTGGAGACACGAACACAACAAAACTCACATCTACAACATCTATGGCATCACCGAGGTTTCCTGCTGGGCCTGCTGTTACAAAGTCCCAGAGAGTCTTCTGCAGTCCAGCAATCA AACGGTGTCCTCTGTGCCTCTCGGGGCTCCTCTGATGGACACAACTGTTGAAGTAAGAGATGAACATGGCCACATCATCACGGAGGGTGAGGGGCAGGTTTTTATAG GTGGAAAGGACAGAGTATGTCTCCTAGACGACGAGGTGTCAGCTGTGCCTGGAACGATGCGTGGCACTGGAGACTGGGTGAGGGTTGAGGACACACACCTGTACTACCTGGGACGGAGAGACAGACTAATCAAACGCCATGGACAACGGCTGAACCTGGACAGCTTGCAGCAA GTCATAATGAGCTTGCCTCAGGTGGAGTCCTGTGCTGTGGGTCTGTATGACGGCTTTCGGCTGGTTGCCTTTGTTGTGGCTTCTCCATCTGGAGACCAAAAGGCAGCCTCTCCATCCCCATCTGTGCAGCAGCATTTGGCAGGAAGTCGCTCAGCCTCTGGTAatgatcacacacacctcacctccTCCATTAACCGTCACGAGGAGCGAGGCGCCGCAGACGGAGACCTGAGCGGGGCTGTGCTTCAGCAGCTGCGTCTCCTGCTGCCCGGTCACAGCATTCCAGACACGCTGGTGCTCGTCCCGGCCTTACCCCTGACCGCTCATG GCAAATTAGACATGGACGCACTGATGAAAACATACCGAACACAGAGAGAGCGTCTGGAGTCTGATACTTTGCCTAGAGATATGGTCAAGCTAAGACAGGCCCTTCAGTCTTTGTGGCAG GAGACTCTAGGCCTCGCTCAAGATGCAGCCATCGAGGaggagtccagctttctcttcAGTGGAGGAGATTCTCTGAAGGCGCTGCGTCTCTGCGATGACATCATGACCGCCGCGGGAGTGACCTCGCCAGGACTTTTGGAAGTTATTCTTGACGGGACCTTCTCAGACATACTGAACCACATCGCTAGAGCAATATTGGTGCTGCCTGTTGAGAACCTCTCCCCATCACCGCCTGGGGCCAGGAAACGGCAGGCAGATCCTCTCTCTGTGGCACCAGTGAAGAGAGAACGCACAGACCCTCAATCTAAAACAGCTGCAGAGAAATTGCAGGGAGATGGAGTTTCTTTTGAGAGCAGGGCTGTAAAAGTTATAAGGAGGGCAGGTGAGGTGGTAGAAATGACGATCAGAAATGCAGAGACTAATAAAAACTCTCAGAACGACAAAGTGGAGCAACTCCAAAGACATTCCAGTGAGAAGCCAGACAGAAATAATGGCTTGACAGGAGGGTCCAGTGAACACGATTTGAATGACATGAGCTCCTTTGTAGAGACCCGTGCTCTGGGACTGAGTCTGAGCTGGTCCTCGGACACAGGCAGGTGTGTGGATGCCTCCCCAGTGCTTTTAGTGCAAGCAGGAATGGGACAGAGATCAGACTCGACCAAAACAACAGTATTCATTGGCTCACACTCTCACAGGATGCAGGCCCTCGACTTGGCCACTGGGGGGCTTCTGTGGGAGCGGGTTCTGGGGGGCAGGATCGAGGGCTCAGCCGCTGTGTCTCAGTGTGGGACCCTTGTCATTGTAG GTTGCTATGACGGCTGCGTGTATTTCTTGAGTGTGGCCTCTGGAGAGACACGGTGGGTGTTTGAGACAGGAGATGCTGTGAAAAGCTGTCCCACTGTGGATCCACTCAGAGGTCTGGCGATAGTAGGCTCACATGACGGGCATGTTTATGCTCTGAACCCACAG aCTCAGCAGTGTGTTTGGAAGCGTCACTGTGGAGGTGGGGCTGTGTTTTCCTCCCCATACCTGCACTCTTCCCTCAGACAGCTGTATGTGGCATCACTGGGAGGGCACCTGCTCTGTCTCAATCCA GATAGTGGAGAGGTCCTGTGGACTTACTCTAGGGAGACTCCATTTTTCTCATCACCAAATGGCTCCTCTGGTCGTGTTGTGATCGGCTCAGTGGATGGAAACATTTGCTGCCTTAGCAACATGGGAAAGCTG GTTTGGCAGTTTTTGACCAAAGGACCTGTCTTCTCATCCCCGTGTGTCACACCAGACCAGCAGAGGGTTTTGTGTGGATCACATGATGGTTGCCTTTACTGTTTAAACTGTGCCGATGGCTCCTTGGTTTGGACTTTCCAGACTTCTGGCAAGGTGTACTCGAGCCCATGTGTGTTTGATGGCTCTGCGATTGGCAGACAGGGGCTTCTTGTGGGCCTGGCCTCCACAGAAGGGACAGTCTGGATCCTGGATGTTCAAGATGGACAATTGTTAGCATCACTTTCTCTTCCTGGGGAGCTGTTTTCTTCCCCGGTGGTGTGGGAACAGGTTCTTGTGGTTGGGTGTCGCAATGACTATGTGTACTGTGTAACGCTAACAGTCAAAAAGGAAACATAG